One window from the genome of Crassostrea angulata isolate pt1a10 chromosome 2, ASM2561291v2, whole genome shotgun sequence encodes:
- the LOC128171601 gene encoding uncharacterized protein LOC128171601, protein MYRPGIRSYNFSYDRSRPVSEYTPPRRLVPIPYDDAKPTDELMIRTAQLECERKLRKESNERYKQLLLKLEHTQAILNLRNHELARERAERKEAEHMCQSLKTTIDRLEQYLKRKNTTEDLHFVSNSNVNSITLSEITRLQGELNLQEEKDKVFQSEAQWKGTRTPRASPFMSSDFTKGRKMTCKSPKFRNFQENEDEF, encoded by the exons ATGTATAGGCCAGGAATCCGTAGCTACAA TTTCAGCTATGATAGAAGTCGACCTGTTTCAGAGTATACACCACCGAGAAG ACTGGTGCCCATTCCATATGATGATGCTAAGCCCACGGACGAGCTGATGATCAGAACAGCTCAACTAGAATGTGAGCGGAAATTACGAAAGGAATCTAACGAGCG ATACAAGCAGCTTCTACTGAAACTAGAGCACACACAGGCCATTCTAAATCTCCGTAATCATGAGTTGGCGCGAGAGAGGGCGGAGCGAAAGGAGGCGGAGCACATGTGTCAATCACTCAAGACCACCATTGATAGACTGGAGCAGTACCTCAAGAGGAAAAACACCACCGAGGATCTTCATTTCGTCTCAAACTC aaatGTAAACAGCATCACTCTCTCCGAAATTACCAGACTGCAAGGGGAGCTAAATCTCCAGGAGGAGAAAGACAAAGTATTCCAAAGCGAGGCTCAGTGGAAAGGAACTCGTACACCAAG AGCTTCTCCCTTCATGTCCTCTGACTTTACCAAAGGCCGAAAGATGACGTGCAAGTCTCCCAAATTCAGGAATTTCCAAGAGAATGAAGATGAATTTTAA
- the LOC128171561 gene encoding uncharacterized protein LOC128171561 codes for MGNTAPRHSFKYNVEQDNSSVGSTESQPSPRCYRYNMTQGKSQGQHVTPSVTMEMTCDNLQHLCCSADGTVWVCRRPQILQLDRKGQTLLLLEVKIEICGLAAGSKDDLIFTDGKNKRLIYTRFDGDIITKKVMSTNDWFPIGICFAENGDIVVGLFLPSARGRVTRYSEDGDVISAVEHDNHGDQLYSFPAFVTENGNGDIVVSDHLRRAVIVVDRWGRYRFTYTADKLNRPDAVPFLPFGVCCDSLLNIIVADSCNDCLHLVSVNGEFLYILLNKSSGLYRPVALSMSKNEKLFVGDRNGIKIFKLDRQQVSTEDRKSSRSNSLSSLEINRVSGSGEKTQMSERVRVGNHPSGSLSLHRSSTEKGISTMADFGRKEQVAVNIQKSQSLRGNQSVPNLNAFIAKQKGEGGSVNKKITQTPQQVHAMTSQSTAVPTNNPNPLHSSSTTLNKAATLPLKTSMTNFNSGMPSPFTFRKTNALTNSSRTMEQSPLSITTSSALTCTTVPKTSISTLSTTTLQPSLLKDPKMTTVSSGATANMKIKESPSSPAVATQVSKSNTSSVSSTKETSGTSKKVPTSKTIPDKSSDKKSSSSPPDSNNESVTKPKAIQSSDRKEATGTPKSSPKKAKSAKSSKDSKEKDTKGMKSSSGTSNNEKGAKAKPISDSKTSQSPGMKEISAGTSNSSSKKTSSSSSSSKDSKEKKTGSQDTRKEPEVVSSSGRDNSQNHVQIHKKTEEIKQNPQSAASSRKPPSTKEISSETNEKATKTVSLHSESNKTDVVRRNEHSDVCRSVKATEPLSSDTKEIGNTVPSGKSRTRDSNIIESTRI; via the coding sequence ATGGGAAACACTGCGCCTCGCCATTCGTTTAAGTATAATGTCGAGCAAGATAACTCTTCGGTTGGTAGCACAGAGAGCCAACCATCCCCGAGATGTTACAGGTACAACATGACCCAGGGCAAAAGTCAAGGTCAACACGTGACACCTTCCGTGACGATGGAAATGACATGTGACAACTTACAGCACCTGTGTTGTAGCGCAGACGGCACCGTCTGGGTTTGCAGACGACCTCAAATTCTTCAACTGGATCGGAAAGGGCAAACACTGCTGCTCCTAGAGGTCAAGATAGAGATTTGTGGTCTCGCCGCCGGTTCGAAAGACGATCTCATCTTCACAGACGGGAAAAACAAGCGACTGATATACACCCGGTTTGACGGTGACATCATCACCAAAAAAGTCATGTCCACGAACGATTGGTTTCCAATCGGCATTTGCTTCGCGGAAAATGGCGACATTGTTGTCGGACTGTTCCTCCCCTCCGCTCGGGGCCGTGTCACCCGATATAGCGAAGACGGTGACGTCATTTCCGCCGTGGAACACGACAACCACGGGGATCAGTTGTACTCATTTCCCGCCTTTGTTACCGAAAATGGAAACGGAGACATCGTGGTTTCCGATCATTTGAGGCGGGCAGTGATCGTCGTCGACCGGTGGGGACGATACCGCTTCACGTACACGGCCGATAAACTCAATCGTCCAGACGCCGTGCCTTTCCTGCCGTTTGGCGTCTGCTGCGACTCCTTACTGAACATAATCGTGGCAGACAGTTGCAATGATTGTCTGCATCTTGTGTCAGTAAACGGCGAGTTTCTGTACATTTTGCTCAACAAGTCTTCGGGCTTGTATCGACCAGTGGCTTTATCCATGAGCAAGAATGAGAAATTGTTCGTTGGAGACAGAAATGGGATCAAAATCTTTAAGTTGGACAGACAGCAAGTGTCTACTGAAGATAGGAAAAGTTCAAGGTCTAATAGTTTATCGTCATTAGAGATAAACCGAGTTTCTGGTAGTGGTGAAAAAACACAAATGTCGGAACGGGTCCGTGTTGGAAATCATCCGAGTGGTTCACTAAGCTTACATCGATCGTCCACAGAAAAAGGCATTTCTACAATGGCTGACTTCGGAAGGAAAGAACAAGTGGCGGTGAATATTCAAAAGAGTCAGAGTCTTCGAGGGAACCAGTCTGTCCCAAATCTAAATGCCTTTATAGCAAAACAAAAAGGAGAAGGCGGAAGTGTCAACAAGAAAATAACACAGACCCCTCAGCAGGTACATGCTATGACCAGTCAAAGTACTGCGGTACCTACAAATAATCCTAATCCTTTGCATTCCTCGAGTACCACTTTGAATAAGGCGGCTACACTGCCTTTAAAGACATCAATGACCAACTTTAATTCTGGGATGCCCTCCCCCTTTACATTTCGCAAAACGAACGCATTGACGAATTCATCAAGAACAATGGAACAATCCCCATTATCAATAACAACGTCTTCCGCATTAACTTGCACGACGGTGCCTAAAACCTCTATTTCAACCTTATCCACAACAACGCTACAGCCGTCGCTTTTGAAAGACCCGAAAATGACAACGGTTTCATCAGGAGCAACTGCAAACATGAAGATAAAAGAGTCACCATCATCTCCAGCTGTGGCGACTCAAGTCTCCAAGTCGAATACATCATCTGTTTCATCAACCAAAGAAACATCAGGTACGTCCAAGAAAGTGCCTACTTCAAAAACAATACCAGACAAATCATCGGATAAGAAATCCTCAAGCTCCCCACCAGACTCTAATAATGAGAGTGTGACAAAACCTAAAGCAATTCAATCGTCTGACAGAAAGGAGGCAACTGGGACACCCAAATCGTCACCCAAGAAGGCCAAATCAGCAAAAAGCTCCAAAGACTCTAAAGAGAAAGACACAAAAGGTATGAAGTCCTCTTCAGGAACttcaaataatgaaaaaggTGCAAAAGCTAAACCGATTTCGGATTCAAAAACATCACAATCGCCTGGTATGAAAGAAATTTCCGCTGGAACTTCAAATTCTTCATCGAAGAAAACTAGTTCATCAAGCAGCAGTAGTAAAGACTCTAAAGAGAAGAAAACAGGAAGTCAAGACACAAGAAAGGAACCAGAGGTTGTATCTAGCTCTGGTCGAGATAATTCACAAAATCACGTTCAAATTCACAAGAAAACGGAAGAGATAAAACAAAACCCACAGAGTGCAGCTAGCTCTCGGAAACCACCTTCAACGAAAGAAATTTCGAGTGAAACAAACGAAAAGGCAACAAAAACAGTATCACTACACAGTGAAAGTAATAAAACCGATGTTGTGAGAAGGAATGAACATTCGGACGTTTGTAGAAGCGTCAAGGCTACGGAGCCTTTGTCTTCTGATACCAAGGAAATAGGTAACACTGTACCCAGTGGGAAAAGTAGAACAAGAGACTCCAATATAATCGAATCTACTAGGATATAG
- the LOC128171581 gene encoding interleukin enhancer-binding factor 2 homolog produces the protein MMRNMRGRGGPMRGGMMRPMAPIGGPFKPGPPFRAFIPHIPFDLVQCESTFPRTKTVSDEKVFTDCLLKRNNDLTPSSQEQASILALVTKIQGVMDSLVLTPSSFDPAQIEEVRQVGSFKKGTMMAGNNVADIVVMLKTLPTKEAVAVLGNKIVEDLRTQDPDEVLTMLTNDTGFEISSSDATVKCLITTIPPNLKKLDPELHLDGKVMQSHLAAIRHARWFEENAFHSSIKVLIRLLRDLKNRFKGFEPLTSWIIDLLSHYAIMNNPTRQPLPINVAFKRCLQLLSAGFFLPGSVGITDPCEQGTVRVHTVMTLEQQDMVCFTAQTLLRVLTHGGFKQILGMEGNSSIATEMSVWEGVVVTPSDKAYEKPEKREGEEEDEDGDMETQ, from the exons ATGATGAG GAACATGAGAGGACGAGGAGGACCAATGCGGGGTGGAATGATGCGACCAATGGCTCCCATTGGAGGCCCCTTTAAGCCTGGACCACC atttagaGCATTCATTCCACACATACCTTTTGATTTGGTACAG TGTGAATCCACATTTCCAAGAACCAAAACAGTTTCAGATGAGAAGGTTTTCACAGAC TGTCTACTGAAGCGGAACAATGACTTGACCCCATCCTCCCAGGAGCAGGCCTCTATCCTGGCCCTGGTCACCAAGATCCAGGGGGTCATGGACAGTCTAGTCCTCACCCCCAGCTCTTTTGACCCAGCG CAAATAGAGGAGGTGAGACAGGTGGGGTCCTTTAAGAAGGGGACGATGATGGCGGGAAACAACGTGGCCGACATTGTGGTCATGCTGAAAACCCTCCCCACCA AGGAGGCAGTAGCTGTTCTTGGAAACAAGATTGTGGAAGATCTTCGAACACAGGATCCCGATGAAG TGTTGACCATGCTGACCAATGATACAGGGTTTGAGATCAGTTCTTCGGATGCCACGGTCAAGTGTCTCATCACCACAATTCCCCCCAACCTAAAAAAGCTGGACCCAGAGTTACACC TGGATGGGAAGGTCATGCAGAGCCACCTAGCGGCTATACGCCACGCCCGCTGGTTTGAGGAAAACGCATTCCATTCAAG CATCAAGGTGTTGATTCGTCTGTTGAGGGACCTGAAAAACAGGTTCAAGGGATTCGAACCCCTGACCTCATGGATCATTGACCTACTG TCTCACTACGCCATCATGAACAATCCAACAAGACAGCCACTGCCCATCAATGTGGCCTTCAA GAGATGCCTCCAGCTGTTGTCGGCCGGGTTTTTCCTGCCCGGATCGGTGGGGATCACTGATCCCTGTGAGCAGGGCACGGTCAGAGTTCATACAGTCATGACCCTGGAGCAACAG GACATGGTGTGTTTCACCGCCCAGACCTTGCTCCGAGTCCTCACCCACGGCGGCTTCAAACAGATCCTCGGCATGGAAGGAAACTCAA GCATAGCCACAGAGATGAGTGTATGGGAGGGGGTTGTGGTTACGCCCTCGGACAAAGCGTATGAGAAACCAGAGAAACGAGAGGGAGAGGAAGAAGATGAGGACGGAGACATGGAAACGCAGTGA